One genomic region from Colletes latitarsis isolate SP2378_abdomen chromosome 10, iyColLati1, whole genome shotgun sequence encodes:
- the LOC143346474 gene encoding glutathione S-transferase D1-like translates to MPIDFYQLPGSAPCRAVALTAAAIGLPLNYKEMDMMGGEHLKPEFLKMNPQHTIPTINDNGFSLWESRAIMTYLVEQYGKNDSLYPKDPKKRAVVNQRLYFDACTLYKALADYYYPVLFAKAPKDQEKYNGIGTALGFLEKFLEGQDYVAGSNLTLADLTIVATISTFEVLNYDLSSYKNINRWYAKLKSEVPKYEECNNRGAKIFKAMTEEVMKKK, encoded by the exons ATGCCGATCGATTTTTATCAACTTCCCGGAAGCGCTCCGTGCCGCGCTGTTGCGTTAACGGCTGCAGCGATTGGACTGCCACTCAACTACAAAGAAATGGACATGATGGGCGGGGAACATTTGAAACCAGAATTTTTGAAA ATGAATCCGCAACACACGATTCCCACGATCAACGACAATGGCTTCAGCCTGTGGGAAAG TCGAGCAATTATGACATACCTGGTGGAACAGTATGGCAAGAACGACTCCCTGTACCCGAAGGACCCAAAGAAACGCGCTGTTGTTAATCAGAGATTGTACTTCGACGCGTGCACGTTGTACAAAGCCCTCGCTGATTATTAC TACCCCGTATTGTTCGCCAAAGCACCCAAAGATCAAGAAAAATACAACGGTATTGGCACGGCTCTaggttttctcgaaaaattcctCGAAGGACAGGACTATGTAGCAGGAAGCAACTTGACACTCGCTGATTTGACTATTGTTGCCACCATTTCTACTTTCGAG GTCTTGAACTACGATCTCAGTTCCTACAAGAACATTAACAGGTGGTACGCGAAGCTGAAGTCTGAAGTGCCTAAATACGAAGAGTGCAACAACAGAGGCGCGAAAATATTCAAGGCCATGACGGAAGAAGTGATGAAGAAGAAATAA